The Gigantopelta aegis isolate Gae_Host chromosome 3, Gae_host_genome, whole genome shotgun sequence genome segment AACAGTCAACACGTAACATTTGCTCTTGAGGCAAGCTactaaaatttcatttcaatgtCTCTAACAGTCAAAACATAACATTTGCTCTTAAGGCTAGCTATATAAAATTTCACTTTAACATCTAACAgacaaatataacaaaacacgACTCAAGCATCTGGACACGTTTTTGGTGATGACTCGACTGATTCCGCACTAATTTGACCGTTTATCTTATTCTGTTCCTCTATAACCTCCAGACTAGATCGTTTGCATTGTGTTGGTTTGGTGTCTTTCTCATTGTTCTTTTCACTGTAGAACTTCTCCTTGACCCTGTGGTAGAAGACGACGGGGTCGTCCTGGAGCTCGCACGGCAGTGACATCCCGTGCTCCGCGTTCAGGTGAAGAGCCTCGCACAGGTGGGTTATCTTATCAAAGTTGGGCCTGgaacaacaatgaaaatgacTGTGTAATGAACTGGAATACAAATGAcagaaacagtttttaaaactcTGTAGTGTCTTGCTAACTTAAGGGTTATCATGAGTCTTTCATCAAAGAAGAACAGGATAAGTTTTAGTTTTgccaaaattaaaaatcaacaaaatttCCCAAATAAAAAAGTGCCCTTCTTAGTTTAGACATGGGATATAAACAATACATTCGGTCTGGCACAATTATTGCACTAGTTAGgacaacactttaaaaaaataaaataaaatgggcaaaaaatatttacaagtaaGCTTAGATAGAATAACACCTAAGAGTCAAGTTAGTTCACTTAAGTTTAACAGAAACagccttaaagaccaaacaaattcatagactttcaaagactttttacctgtcattttcaaagacttttacataGTGGTCAAAGACACTAGAATGCgacaaaaataccaaatcagtttgtttatgTTGCTATCCATGGTGAAAAAGTGAgcatttttacatgcatcatgacagattaaaccttgtaactgaaaatatcaaatgtatgcagctgtaaaagataTGATTTGTGAGAATGTAAAGACTTTTTAAGACTCTTATATCAactcaaagactttcaaagacctaaaaatatttttttcaaattcaaagactttcaagaAATTTAAAGATGCTACGAACCCTGTGGAGACGTGTAAaggatgtttttaattttgtttcaccTGTTATCCGGCGACATCTGTGTACACATGGCCGCCAGCTTGAGGAAGGATGATGGGTAATCAGGACTCAGTCTGCTGCTGAACACGTCGATGTTCAAACCAAAGTCGATCGTACGAGGCATGTAGTCTGGGTCAGCCGGTACCCGCGCTATTATCTACAACACAACATGACAACAACTTACTATGGTTTTCCTTTTTATGAACGAGAACATATCTTTATTCTTGTGTAACACCTATGCTTATATAACCTTAAATTCTACACTCGACTTTAgcagtttgcttttgtttttgttttaatgacaccactagagcacattgattaattaatcatcggctattggatgtcgaacatttggtaattctgactcgtagtcatcagaggaaacccgctacattttttcctgacgcagaaagggattttttatatgcactttcccacagacaaaaaaagcacctttgaccagttacggtacactggctggaatgagaaaaaatataatcagctgaatggatcctccgaggtggttcgatcctacgacgcaagcaccttaagcAAGCACTaaaacgactgagctaaatcctgcaaCCTGATTTGATCAGTCACAAGACTTTATCTATATGCTATTTGCATGAGTGATGTAGTACTGAAACACTGAGTGTAAAGTGTTCAGGTTTTTAAAGATCAGTTTAGCTTTTATCATAGTACTTATTTTGGCCTCAGACTGTATACAATTTTTGTATGGTCCATGATATGGAAATGGGCCCTGTCTTTATTAAACCTAAACATCTAAcccaatttataaaatttaatataatttttttaacatttcagaTTAAATCTACTCTACTTTATGAAAactattttatgcaaaataggTGAAGTcagataaaactgaaaaatcaCATCTTTATTAGTTATGTAGTACTGTACATAAATATGATGTTCCACTGTCAGCATTTATAATTCCAAGTTCGATGTGTAATTACAACAGAAAAGGCTTAAACCTGGATGTACCTCACAAACAACAATGCCATATGAGAATATATCCACGTTCTCATCATATATGCCTGTGGTCATCATTTCTGGAGCCATCCAGTAAGGGCTGCCAACTACTGTGTAACGTTTCCGCCGCGTGAATCGGCGCTTTGTTGACTTCGGTTTCTTGTCCCGTTCCTTCTCCATCATATGGATCTCCAGTTGCTTTGGCATAATTTTGGCAAGTCCAAAATCGGCGACAACAACAGATTTAtcctgaaattaaaatatttcaaattaacaTCTacttcataaaaattataaaaatctaCACAAAGGGGTTGCTTAGATACTGCTGGCATAATATTAAGTAGTGAAGTCTTCAATcttacaaaaaatataatacatgacaGAGTAAAcagtatatttgtaaaatttagCTAAAAGAAATTTGTGAATATAATGCCATTGGCAAATTattcatttaatgtttgttttaatgaaatggttcttcacaaatatttaattttattatcataCAAGGGGCTACATtaattctgtttattttttattttttaaatctgcacTGACTACAGTATACGTGGAAGTTTTATGTACTAAAAACAGAGTTGCATGGGTTACACGACTCGAAATATACACTGTGAATACATTTCTTCTCAACTAATGCTTGTTATTATAAGCATGTCTGCAAGCATTTTAAAGAGCTAAATACACTAAAtatcaaaaacaaatgttgaacAGCCACCACAGAGAGAATCAGAAAGTGGCCTTTTAAAACAGGTAAATACTGAATACAGATGGCAGCTAGAGCAGGTTTGACTGCATATATTTTCAGGCTATATTTTGATGAAACATTTTAGTAGATCGTGCAGCCATGCctttataaatgttttgaattACTGACCATTCTGACTAGACAGTTGTGTGATGTGAGATCCCGGTGCATGATACCCATGGAATGCAGGTACGCCATACCATCAGCAATGTCGCGTGCAAACTTGATCCGCTCAACCCACGGAATGTCTCGACTGATGTCATGTAGAATGTCAGTTAAAGTGCCACCCGCTAtataatctaaacaaaacatcaaaataCAGAACTAATAAATGCTATTATATACAAACTTTAGCAATTATTTCCAAAAGATGTTTGtttcaaacataattttaaaatatgaaaagagTAAACCAAAATATATGGATTTTTAACTGCATTATACCTGTAGTTTTATTGCTAATAATTGACCTCataaacatatatgtaatatcaGAATAGTAATATCAAAGAACAAACCTAATGCCTCTACATGAATTTCACATTCAATGCACtacacacatttttaaagtttaaagttcaaacattttcctattacaataaaataacaagcttgtcaaaaattacaatttacatcaatatttagttgtttttttacctGTGATTAAATTGAGCTTTTTGTCTTTGTAAAGAACACCCATAAATTTGAGCACATTAGGATGATCCAAATTGCGCAACACAGAAACCTGAAAGAAAAGGATATCTATATATCAATATCTAAAAGtaaatggaatatattttaattgtcctTCAGAGGCAAATATGCAAATATGACTagtatttttagtttaaaattttaGTCGTTTCAAGAATTAGCTGcactgcccattttcaacatgaaataaatttttcaaagttcaaaagagaaaatgaaataaacaaaacaacaacaaaactctCACCTCATGAAGAAAACTCTTTTGGGCATCTTCATCAAACCTAAAAAGTTCTTTCAAAACCATCACCTCACCGGTCACTTTGTGTGTTACCTgcagttaacaaaacaaaaacatgcattCCAGTTTATTTCAAACTAcagtaaaatgtaattattCTTATTTTGATGGGACCAAATAGACTGAGATAAATATAATTCAAGATAAATAGTTGTTggtgaaaattattaaattaaatttttcatgtattaaaaatattattttttctaagTTTAGTCAAAGCAAAAAAATTGCAGTGAGCAagagataaataaatattgctcaaaatacacaataaacgTTTTAATAACCAGGTACATGAGCCGGTTTTGCTTTCCATCTTTAAGTATTATACAACTAGAACTGCTTCTCAATTTCTACCTTTTGCTTTGACAAGATTAAACTTTGAGAAACAAAGATTGCTTCCTAAATCACAAAATTTATTTCAAGCCTTGTTAGTAACAATTTGGTCCATGAATAACTGACAACTCATCCATCACATTAGGGATATTATGAACATCAAATAAATTCCCAGACGACAATGGCTAAAGCTGTTCCATACAAAATTTCTATCAACAAATActgtgaaactcctctaaactggaaAGTCACTGATCTTACCTTCAGAGCCTGACCAAAGAATCCCTGATCCAGCACCTCTCCATGCTGGAGGTCATTGGTCTTACCTTCAGAGCCTGACCAAAGGATCCCTGACCCAGGAGGTCACTGGTCTTACATTCACAGCTTGACTAAAGAATCCATGACCCATCAAGTCTCCATGCTGCAGGTCACTGGTCTTACCTTCACAGCCTGAGCAAAGAATCCATGACCCAGGAGGTCACTGGTCTTATCTTCACAGCTTGACCAAAGAATCCATGATCCATCAAGTCTTCATGCTGCAGGTCACTGGTCTTACCTTCACAGCTTGACCAAAGAATCCCTGACCATCTCCATGCTGCAGGTGACTGGTCTTACCTTCACAGCCTGACCAAAGAATCCATGATCCATCAAGTCTTCATGCTGCAGGTGACTGGTCTTACCTTCACAGCCTGACCAAAGAATCCCTGACCATCTCCATGCTGCAGGTCACTGGTCTTACCTTCACAGCCTGACCAAAGAATCCCTGACCATCTCCATGCTGCAGGTGACTGGTCTTACCTTCACAGCCTGACCAAAGAATCCCTGACCATCTCCATGCTGCAGGTGACTGGTCTTACCTTCACAGCCTGACCAAATAATCCCTGACCATCTCCATGCTGCAGGTCACTGGTCTTACCTTCACAGCCTGACCAAAGAATCCCTGACCATCTCCATGCTGCAGGTCACTGGTCTTACCTTCACAGCCTGAGCAAAGAATCCATGACCCAGGAGGTCACTGGTCTTATCTTCACAGCTTGACCAAAGAATCCATGATCCATCAAGTCTTCATGCTGCAGGTCACTGGTCTTACCTTCACAGCCTGACCAAAGAATCCCTGACCATCTCCATGCTGCAGGTCACTGGTCTTACCTTCACAGCCTGACCAAAGAATCCCTGATCCAGCACATCTCCATGCTGGAGGTGACTGATCTTACCTTGACAGCCTGACCAAAGAACCCCTGATCCAGCACGTCTCCATGCTGGAGGTGACTGATCTTACCTTGACAGCCTGATCAAAGAATCCCTGATCCAGCACGTCTCCATGCTGGAGGTGACTGATCTTACCTTGACAGCCTGACCAAAGAATCCCTGATCCAGCACGTCTCCATGCTGGAGGTGACTGATCTTACCTTCACAGCCTGACCAAAGAATCCCTGATCCAGCACATCTCCATGCTGGAGGTGACTGATCTTACCTTCACAGCCTGACCAAGGGATCCCTGACCATCTGATGATCTTACCTTCACAGCCTGACCAAAGAATCCCTGACCCAGCACTTCTCCATGCTGCAGGTCACTGGCGCGGAAGACTCGGTGGGACTGAGATTGCATCCTCAATGAGTGCGACCTCCCAAGGTCAACACTTCTCTGCTTACATGGTGGGACTGGTGAAGGGGACTTACTCCTCCGCCGGTTTGGACTACAGCTAGACACACAGAGAAAAAAACACTAGTTAAAATCAACTTGGACAGTGATGATGCAAATATAGTGCCATACAGAATTTATAACAAACCTTaaacatgattattattatttcacaatCGATGTTAGCAACGTTCAGTGATGTCAAATACAGTGACACTGAAAGATGTCAATATCATAGCCATGACTGTTGCAAGTTACAGCTGTAAAAGCAACTTCAGTAGCACCAGATGTGTGCCATAacagttttaaatgtattattatcacTATTTGTCATAACGATAGTATgggaaaaaactatatttatgtaaccgtttattATAGactatatgggtaataaatgtatGCTAAGATTCAGTGATGTTCCCCAAGTAAACTCTCATGGACTAGCAGCTAGCAAGGACTATAAAAGGAATACTCCTTTCCTTTCccaatttgttttcagttactGTCTGAGAAGACTGTGTCTACTTACTTGCATGATTAAATGGAATATAaaagaatatttaacaacaaatattcattttctttccTTATTACTTTTCAGTTACAGTTTGAGAAGACAAAGTCTATTTACTAGTCTATCATGATTacaaggaatatatatataaaaaaatttaacgacaaatattcctttcctttccaatatgttttttgttatagTCTGAGAAGACAATGTCTACTTACTGGTATGATTACAAAGAACATAATAAAAGGAATATTTCcgtacaatctaattaaaattagctccactattacatgtggatctaacagcagccagttggagctcatgtccaccaatcaaatccttacttgcagaatcctgccagtgatttaaaaataatttgaaaatattccgaattattctgagggtatacgacatgtttcgtgtgaattacgaatgccttaaatcatgttttattttataaaataaataatttgtaatgtaaaactgaagactgatttagttggggttttttttataaataaataaataatttttaatgtaaaatagaagactgataacccatcccgtacgtattggtatgtttcgctgtactgcggccactaaaatactcgcttgatatttttagaatttgtattctcccaaataacgttataaaaggcgaaatgtgattggtcaatatttaaattattatttacagacgaaatgttacctggacattggagactatgcagtgttgtttgcaatctgattaaaattagttctactggtctaaataaggcattcgtaattcacatgaaacatcgtataccctcaggataattcggaatgttttcaaattattttcaaatcactggcatgattctgtaagtaaggttttgattggtggacatgagctccaactggctgctgttagatccacatgtaatagtggagctaattttaattagattgatttccgtaacaacaaaaaatttaaatttcttttgaGTTTGTTTCCAGTTATGGTCAGAGAATACACCGTCTACTTACTGGCGTGCCTTGAGTGTTGACTTCTGTCTGAGCCGGACGGGCACGTTGTTGACCATCACTTGTTCAGGCGAGGACACAGTGCTGCTGGATGGAGATAACGTTGATGttgacgatgatggtgatgttggAGACAGTGGTGACGGCGTTGAGGTTGGTGGAGGTGACAGCGTGTCCAGTGGGAGAGGGTGACGTAGAGGTGACGGATCTCGCTCCACAGTGACATGCAGCACGTTGGGGTTGTTCTTCAACAACTTGTCAATCtgcacaaacacaaatacagcAAGCATTCAGAGACTACTGCTATAGCAAAACATGTCCCTTATCGGGTCCaacaaacttttatatttccaaagttcaagggccacaactctgtcaaaaatagataaatcgttattaaagttaaatttgatctgtaattgTAGATGATAAGGCTAAATTGTATAAACTCATGCAGCATAACAAAGTGATTTTCTATACTAAATTTATGAGTTAaattctcaaaaaaaaaaaaaaaaaaccaaatcttataattacaccaacacaatttatttagtttaaaatacttttaaatcacTTTTTAACATCCTTTTTCCATTACCTGTTTTTTGGGTTGGTTTTAGCAATGTCGTCTACTGAGACTAGAGTAAATTGTATTAACAGTGGAAAGTGTGTAATTACAGCAtgaaaacagttaaaaaaataaagaaaacactaTGTGAGATTTATGATATCATAAGGTATTATCCAACATGTTTGAGTTCAAGTTACAAACATACGATTGGGTTCTTACTTGTCAAGACCAACATGTCAAATACAAACTGTCCATTTAACTTTTCTATTGAGATACACAAAAAATGTGACTAACCACTGATCCTTGCATTTCTATTTAGGTTACTGGTTTGAGTTGCCTAGATAATTTCTGCTTTTCATATAATTCATTGGAAGCTAAGTACTACAAACACCTGGATGACTAAAAACATATtctgtcaaaattaataatttaatcaaacagatgtaaaaaaaaacctgtacgGTGTAATTTAATGCTTGAAAATGCTGTAAAAGTGAAAATACTTTACACCGTCTAATCATTTGGGTCCGTTTATTGTGTTGATCAGTGGTATTAGTGGTAAATATCAAATCTGTACAGACCTCTTCTATTGACTTGTCTTTCACAGCGGTCCCATTCACCTCCAAGATACAATCACCAATTTTTAAAGCTTCCAGTTCCGGACTGAGATCTAACCTAGGATTCAAAAGGAACATACAACTAATGGTAATGCTGGAGACTCAATCTGAAGCAACTTTTCTcctctgtattttaaaaaatatgtgtagTTTTTCGCGTATATTGGTAATcttgtcatttttatttgaaaacttGTTGCTCATTGTTCAATATTAGCTGGTTATATAATGTAGATATTTAAATAAACCAGCGAAATCAAGCAACAAGTGATGTCATTAAGAACAGAAATACAGacgaaaattttattatttatctgttACTGTTGCTATTGATGTCATGATAAAACTGGGTTGATGCCAAAGCCTAATGAAGATATGATCAATAATAACATGGATGtagtaaatttatttatctCACTCTTTACACAACTAAAAACTTTAACAATACTTAATCAAAAGTCATGTTTCAGTATTGCAGAGTAAATCctggggca includes the following:
- the LOC121367842 gene encoding LIM domain kinase 2-like isoform X2, with translation MYVSRMKGLKRCSKCNKCLSNWYFEKDGHLYCRSDYWSKFGEACNGCSELIVGPVMVAGDHRYHPECFQCFHCSSYIGDGDPYALVERSKLFCGICYKKVVTPLLAATPERRKLHSIQLVEIPPTPDRQRGVSLSVHRQVLRPTERDNHGPRMAPLIKITELDLSPELEALKIGDCILEVNGTAVKDKSIEEIDKLLKNNPNVLHVTVERDPSPLRHPLPLDTLSPPPTSTPSPLSPTSPSSSTSTLSPSSSTVSSPEQVMVNNVPVRLRQKSTLKARHCSPNRRRSKSPSPVPPCKQRSVDLGRSHSLRMQSQSHRVFRASDLQHGEVLGQGFFGQAVKVTHKVTGEVMVLKELFRFDEDAQKSFLHEVSVLRNLDHPNVLKFMGVLYKDKKLNLITDYIAGGTLTDILHDISRDIPWVERIKFARDIADGMAYLHSMGIMHRDLTSHNCLVRMDKSVVVADFGLAKIMPKQLEIHMMEKERDKKPKSTKRRFTRRKRYTVVGSPYWMAPEMMTTGIYDENVDIFSYGIVVCEIIARVPADPDYMPRTIDFGLNIDVFSSRLSPDYPSSFLKLAAMCTQMSPDNRPNFDKITHLCEALHLNAEHGMSLPCELQDDPVVFYHRVKEKFYSEKNNEKDTKPTQCKRSSLEVIEEQNKINGQISAESVESSPKTCPDA
- the LOC121367842 gene encoding LIM domain kinase 2-like isoform X1, yielding MSDDEDSSSKEHVCAGCSQVIEDETFVQALNRDWHASCFRCSKCNKCLSNWYFEKDGHLYCRSDYWSKFGEACNGCSELIVGPVMVAGDHRYHPECFQCFHCSSYIGDGDPYALVERSKLFCGICYKKVVTPLLAATPERRKLHSIQLVEIPPTPDRQRGVSLSVHRQVLRPTERDNHGPRMAPLIKITELDLSPELEALKIGDCILEVNGTAVKDKSIEEIDKLLKNNPNVLHVTVERDPSPLRHPLPLDTLSPPPTSTPSPLSPTSPSSSTSTLSPSSSTVSSPEQVMVNNVPVRLRQKSTLKARHCSPNRRRSKSPSPVPPCKQRSVDLGRSHSLRMQSQSHRVFRASDLQHGEVLGQGFFGQAVKVTHKVTGEVMVLKELFRFDEDAQKSFLHEVSVLRNLDHPNVLKFMGVLYKDKKLNLITDYIAGGTLTDILHDISRDIPWVERIKFARDIADGMAYLHSMGIMHRDLTSHNCLVRMDKSVVVADFGLAKIMPKQLEIHMMEKERDKKPKSTKRRFTRRKRYTVVGSPYWMAPEMMTTGIYDENVDIFSYGIVVCEIIARVPADPDYMPRTIDFGLNIDVFSSRLSPDYPSSFLKLAAMCTQMSPDNRPNFDKITHLCEALHLNAEHGMSLPCELQDDPVVFYHRVKEKFYSEKNNEKDTKPTQCKRSSLEVIEEQNKINGQISAESVESSPKTCPDA